A segment of the Pseudomonadota bacterium genome:
CGATGTTGGCTATCACGTATGCGGCCATAGCTCGTTCTCCCTGGATTTAAAGCTGAAATGATATTCTTTTACGTTTGCTGGTCGCCGAATTGTACGTCCTTCAATCCTCAACGCCTAATGCGCGCCGCAAGTCCGCTTTAATGTCGTCCTCGACACCGTCTGGAAATGCCGCCACGACCAGCGTTTTGAGCATATCCTGTACCTCTCCCCCCGGTGCTTTCTCTAGCAGCTTGAAATATTGCGAGAGATTTTGGACGGCCGCTTGTGGCGAGGGTGGGTTGGTCTCGCCATGTTCGAGGCTGTGACGCGACAACATGGCGTGCTGCAGCTTTTCCGCTTCGAGTTCGAGAGCGGCAATTTTTGTGCGCAAGCTGGAGGCCGGTTTGGACAGCTCACCCAATTCCGCAACCATCGGTTTTAGGGTGCGCCGTACGCTGCGGAGTCCGTGTACGACGTCGCTCTGCCAAGGCGCCAAATATGCGAGCAATTTGCGCATCTCGCCGTCGGCAAAACCACCGCGCCAACAGCAATAGAGCAGCATGTTCACGTCGGCGCCCACGCCATCCTGCAATTCCAAACAGGCATCTTGAACGCCCGGACGCCGGTAAGTTTCTAGGGAGAAATTCCAAAGTGAGCCGGGCATATCGTTGCGCCTTGGCGGATCGGTAAAAATGGCAAATTGGGCGCATGTGTTGTTGCGCCGAGGCACGCTATCCCACATTCTGCGCCGGCACCACTCACGCTTCAG
Coding sequences within it:
- a CDS encoding TIGR02444 family protein, with the translated sequence MPGSLWNFSLETYRRPGVQDACLELQDGVGADVNMLLYCCWRGGFADGEMRKLLAYLAPWQSDVVHGLRSVRRTLKPMVAELGELSKPASSLRTKIAALELEAEKLQHAMLSRHSLEHGETNPPSPQAAVQNLSQYFKLLEKAPGGEVQDMLKTLVVAAFPDGVEDDIKADLRRALGVED